The proteins below are encoded in one region of Thermosulfurimonas marina:
- the mtaB gene encoding tRNA (N(6)-L-threonylcarbamoyladenosine(37)-C(2))-methylthiotransferase MtaB, with translation MPETFAVITLGCKVNQVEGAFLEEALSARGLVRVELGERPEIVVVNTCAVTGKAAAEGRKLIRRARAARPRLVVVTGCYAQVQPEEVQKAAGGEALVLGHQEKFAIPEILSHTGESLRGEIRVSPSEGFRKALPAPLRRFPGHTRAFLRVQDGCSQRCAYCVVPLARGPSRSLPLPEVLQQARIFEEEGFQEVVVTGIHLGAWGRDLSPPATLVDLLRALEKVGSFRIRLSSLEVTEVTEDLLSWAATSERFCPHFHIPLQSGDDRVLAAMGRPYTGDFYLSVLREIRARFPKAALGADVLVGFPGEDEEAFSRTYRLIEESPLTYLHLFPYSPRPGTPAATRPRPSPEVVAERARALRELAAQKKRAFARSQEGQLLEVLVERKEGPCWKGTSENYLTVLFSSPEDLRGRIVPVRVVRAEGTHLWGERV, from the coding sequence ATGCCCGAGACCTTTGCCGTAATTACCCTGGGGTGCAAAGTAAATCAGGTGGAGGGGGCCTTTCTGGAGGAGGCCCTTTCGGCCCGGGGGCTGGTACGGGTAGAGCTTGGAGAGCGGCCGGAGATCGTGGTGGTAAATACCTGTGCGGTGACCGGAAAGGCCGCGGCCGAAGGCCGCAAACTCATCCGTAGGGCCCGGGCTGCTCGCCCCCGGTTGGTAGTGGTCACCGGCTGCTACGCCCAGGTCCAGCCGGAGGAAGTTCAGAAGGCCGCCGGGGGAGAGGCCCTGGTGCTGGGCCATCAGGAAAAGTTCGCCATCCCGGAGATCCTTTCTCATACTGGAGAGAGTCTGCGGGGAGAGATCCGGGTGAGCCCTTCTGAGGGCTTCCGGAAGGCCCTCCCCGCGCCTCTTCGGCGCTTTCCGGGACACACCCGGGCCTTCCTCCGGGTCCAGGACGGCTGCAGTCAGCGGTGTGCCTATTGTGTGGTGCCGCTGGCCCGGGGCCCCTCCCGAAGCCTTCCTCTCCCGGAGGTCCTTCAGCAGGCCCGGATCTTTGAAGAGGAGGGATTTCAAGAGGTGGTGGTCACGGGAATCCACCTAGGGGCCTGGGGGAGGGATCTTTCTCCTCCGGCCACCCTGGTGGATCTCCTGCGGGCCTTGGAAAAAGTGGGCTCCTTCCGGATCCGTCTTTCTTCTCTAGAGGTCACCGAGGTTACGGAGGACCTCCTCTCCTGGGCCGCAACCTCGGAAAGGTTCTGTCCCCACTTCCATATCCCGCTCCAGAGCGGTGACGACCGGGTGCTTGCGGCCATGGGACGCCCTTACACTGGGGACTTCTATCTTTCGGTCCTGCGGGAGATCCGGGCCCGCTTTCCGAAAGCCGCCCTGGGAGCGGATGTCCTGGTGGGGTTCCCCGGAGAGGACGAGGAGGCCTTCTCTCGCACCTACCGGTTGATCGAAGAAAGCCCCCTTACCTATCTTCACCTTTTCCCTTATTCTCCGAGGCCTGGGACCCCGGCTGCGACCAGGCCCCGCCCCTCCCCAGAGGTGGTGGCCGAAAGGGCCCGGGCCCTGCGGGAACTCGCGGCTCAAAAAAAGAGGGCCTTTGCCCGGAGCCAGGAGGGCCAACTCCTAGAGGTGCTGGTAGAAAGGAAAGAGGGGCCCTGCTGGAAGGGGACCAGCGAAAACTACCTTACGGTCCTTTTCTCCTCTCCGGAGGACCTGCGGGGGAGGATCGTTCCGGTCCGGGTGGTGAGGGCCGAGGGGACGCATCTTTGGGGGGAAAGAGTTTAA
- a CDS encoding J domain-containing protein: protein MRGHKWRKIEEARRLLGLPRETTRAEIREAYRRLAARFHPDRQGDPERMKALNEAYRLLMDYCDHYRIELSPNDRGASAEEWWFLHFGEDPVWAGKREEE, encoded by the coding sequence ATGCGGGGTCACAAGTGGCGCAAGATAGAGGAGGCGCGCCGGCTTCTGGGGCTTCCCCGGGAGACCACTCGGGCGGAGATCCGGGAGGCTTACCGGCGTCTGGCCGCCCGTTTTCATCCCGACCGGCAGGGAGATCCTGAACGCATGAAGGCCTTGAACGAGGCCTACCGTCTCCTTATGGACTACTGTGATCATTATCGCATCGAGCTTTCCCCTAACGATCGGGGGGCCTCGGCGGAGGAGTGGTGGTTTCTGCACTTTGGAGAAGACCCGGTTTGGGCGGGAAAGAGGGAGGAAGAATAG
- the cimA gene encoding citramalate synthase, giving the protein MSRKVEIYDTTLRDGTQAEEFNLSVEDKVRVALKLDELGIDYIEGGWPGSNPKDARFFREIRDYRLRHARIAAFGSTHHPRKEAHLDENLKALLEAKTPVVTIFGKTWTIHVKEALKTTLERNLEIIEASVRFLRPHVEKLFYDAEHFFDGFKEDPDYALETLKRAREAGADVLVLCDTNGGTLPHEIVEIIREVKKHLGKKTVFGIHAHNDSDCAVANSLAAVLEGAVQVQGTMNGVGERCGNANLCSIIPNLVLKMGYECEAGKNLHRLTEVSRFVFEVANLPHPRHLPYVGRSAFAHKGGVHVSAILRHPRTYEHIDPERVGNTRRVLVSDLSGRSNIVYKARQFGLELSAEDPVVGRIVEEVKKREAEGYEYEAAEASLELLMYQLLGEPKRYFELLGYRVLDLRPSEDGPPLVEATVVVRVPPGVGEVEHTAAVGNGPVNALDHALRKALERFYPQLKEMKLEDYKVRVLPGIPGTGARVRVLITSRDHHRQWGTVGVSEDILEASCQALIESYTYKLYLDRKAKGGS; this is encoded by the coding sequence ATGAGTCGCAAGGTGGAGATCTACGATACCACCCTGCGCGACGGGACCCAGGCCGAGGAATTCAATCTCTCCGTAGAAGACAAGGTCCGGGTGGCCCTCAAACTGGATGAGCTGGGAATTGACTATATCGAGGGGGGGTGGCCGGGCTCCAATCCCAAGGACGCCCGGTTTTTCCGAGAGATTCGGGACTATCGCCTGCGGCATGCCCGCATTGCGGCCTTCGGAAGCACCCATCACCCCCGCAAAGAGGCCCATCTTGACGAAAACCTCAAGGCCCTCTTAGAGGCCAAGACTCCGGTGGTAACCATCTTTGGAAAGACCTGGACCATCCACGTGAAAGAGGCCTTAAAGACCACCCTGGAAAGAAATCTGGAGATCATCGAGGCCTCGGTACGCTTTCTGCGTCCGCATGTGGAAAAACTCTTTTACGACGCCGAGCATTTCTTTGACGGCTTTAAGGAAGACCCGGACTATGCCCTAGAGACCCTCAAGCGGGCCCGAGAGGCCGGAGCCGACGTGCTGGTCCTCTGTGACACCAACGGAGGCACCCTTCCCCACGAGATTGTGGAGATCATCCGGGAGGTCAAAAAGCACCTGGGCAAAAAAACGGTCTTTGGCATTCACGCCCACAACGATTCCGACTGTGCGGTGGCCAACAGCCTGGCCGCGGTGCTGGAGGGCGCGGTGCAGGTCCAGGGGACCATGAACGGGGTGGGAGAGCGTTGCGGAAACGCCAACCTCTGCTCCATCATTCCCAATCTGGTCCTCAAGATGGGTTACGAATGCGAGGCCGGAAAGAACCTCCACCGGCTTACCGAGGTCTCGCGGTTCGTCTTCGAGGTGGCCAATCTGCCCCACCCCCGGCACCTTCCTTATGTGGGCCGCAGTGCCTTTGCCCACAAAGGAGGGGTGCATGTTTCGGCCATCCTGCGGCACCCCCGCACCTACGAACATATCGATCCCGAACGGGTAGGAAACACCCGACGGGTCCTGGTCTCGGACCTTTCGGGGCGCTCCAACATCGTTTATAAGGCCCGGCAGTTCGGGCTGGAGCTTTCGGCCGAAGATCCGGTGGTGGGACGTATCGTGGAGGAGGTCAAAAAACGGGAGGCCGAGGGCTACGAGTATGAAGCCGCCGAGGCCTCCCTGGAACTCCTGATGTACCAACTCCTGGGAGAGCCCAAGCGGTATTTCGAGCTCCTGGGCTATCGGGTGCTGGATCTCCGCCCCTCGGAGGACGGCCCTCCCCTGGTGGAGGCCACGGTGGTGGTCCGGGTCCCTCCCGGAGTGGGGGAGGTGGAGCATACCGCGGCGGTGGGCAACGGTCCGGTCAACGCCCTGGATCACGCCCTGCGCAAGGCCCTGGAGCGTTTTTACCCCCAGCTCAAGGAGATGAAACTCGAGGACTATAAGGTGCGGGTGCTTCCGGGGATTCCGGGGACCGGGGCCCGGGTGCGGGTCCTCATCACCTCCCGGGACCACCATCGTCAATGGGGCACCGTAGGAGTCTCGGAGGACATCCTGGAGGCCAGCTGCCAGGCCCTGATCGAAAGCTATACCTACAAACTCTATCTGGACCGCAAGGCCAAGGGGGGAAGTTAG
- a CDS encoding CDP-alcohol phosphatidyltransferase family protein translates to MFTWANLLTLSRLLLVPLIVILLLNESRTPALILFLLAGLSDALDGFLARHLKQRTVLGAVLDPLADKFLLDTIYILCAWKGFLPPALAVLVVSRDVLIVGGFLVLYLFSSPPEVRPSLLSKANTLFQILTAACVLAQAPEGLLHPLFYLTGGLTVASGLHYLYLGFKLFPPKDASPRPSPPGPERSSPAGPPERRKGP, encoded by the coding sequence GTGTTCACCTGGGCGAATCTCCTCACACTTTCCCGGCTCCTCCTGGTCCCGCTCATCGTTATCCTTCTATTGAACGAAAGCCGCACCCCGGCCCTTATCCTCTTCCTCCTTGCCGGCCTTTCCGACGCCCTGGACGGTTTCCTGGCCCGGCACCTCAAGCAGCGCACGGTCCTGGGGGCCGTGTTGGACCCTCTGGCCGACAAGTTCCTGCTGGACACCATCTATATCCTCTGTGCCTGGAAGGGGTTTCTGCCTCCGGCCCTGGCCGTGCTGGTAGTGAGCCGGGACGTCTTGATCGTGGGCGGTTTCCTGGTCCTTTATCTCTTTTCCAGTCCTCCGGAGGTCCGCCCCAGTCTTCTTTCCAAAGCCAATACCCTCTTTCAGATCCTTACCGCCGCTTGCGTTCTGGCTCAGGCCCCGGAAGGCCTGCTCCATCCCCTTTTCTATCTCACCGGGGGGCTTACCGTGGCCTCCGGACTGCACTATCTTTACCTGGGCTTTAAACTCTTTCCCCCCAAAGATGCGTCCCCTCGGCCCTCACCACCCGGACCGGAACGATCCTCCCCCGCAGGTCCTCCGGAGAGGAGAAAAGGACCGTAA
- a CDS encoding AAA family ATPase has protein sequence MAVRIALAGKGGTGKTTTAALLIRYLVETGKGPVLAVDADPNANLNELLGLTVETTLGEVKNELRTSVPESMARGDFMEMRVHEALVEAEGYDLLVMGQPEGPGCYCAAHSFLSQALQRLEKSYRYLVVDNEAGMEHLSRLNMVEIDHLLVVSDASSRGVLTAARIAALVKPLQLQVGHKWLLVNRAPDPVPEALDRYVRETCAKEGLTFLGYLPESPEIFELEVEQKPLWELPEEDRLLRKAYRLFEEMLK, from the coding sequence ATGGCCGTAAGGATTGCTCTTGCCGGAAAGGGGGGCACGGGGAAGACCACCACCGCCGCCCTTCTTATTCGCTATCTGGTGGAGACCGGAAAGGGGCCGGTGCTCGCGGTAGACGCCGACCCCAACGCCAATCTCAACGAACTTCTGGGGCTTACCGTGGAGACCACCCTGGGGGAGGTCAAAAACGAGCTGCGCACCAGCGTTCCGGAGAGCATGGCCCGGGGGGATTTCATGGAGATGCGGGTCCACGAGGCCCTGGTAGAGGCCGAAGGCTACGACCTTCTGGTTATGGGGCAACCCGAGGGCCCGGGCTGCTACTGTGCGGCCCATTCCTTTCTCTCGCAGGCCCTGCAGCGCCTGGAAAAGAGCTATCGCTATCTGGTGGTGGACAATGAAGCCGGGATGGAGCATCTTTCCCGGCTCAACATGGTGGAAATCGACCACCTTCTGGTGGTCTCCGACGCCTCAAGCCGCGGGGTGCTCACCGCGGCCCGCATCGCTGCCCTGGTAAAACCCCTGCAACTCCAGGTGGGGCACAAGTGGCTTCTGGTAAACCGGGCCCCGGATCCCGTCCCGGAGGCCCTGGACCGTTACGTACGGGAAACCTGCGCCAAAGAAGGCCTGACCTTCCTGGGCTATTTACCCGAAAGCCCAGAGATCTTTGAACTGGAAGTGGAACAGAAACCCCTTTGGGAACTTCCTGAAGAAGACCGCCTTCTCCGAAAGGCTTACCGGCTTTTTGAGGAGATGCTCAAATAA
- the rimO gene encoding 30S ribosomal protein S12 methylthiotransferase RimO: MKVYAVSLGCPKNRTDTEKLLARLLEAGVEPVLVPEEADLLVVNTCAFIRPAVRESIDTILELAEAKRPGQRLAVVGCLPARFREEALAHLPEVDLFMGIEAYRAAGDLLFRERGLLLRPEGPETARRILTENPFYAYLKVTEGCRHGCSFCTIPRIRGPLRSRPLKEILREAEGLLAQGVREIILVGQDVSAYGLDQGRAALPELLQALLRILSPGARLRLLYLHPEGVSPELMELLATEEALAPYLDLPVQHAHPEILRRMRRPYRAEDLLRLLEELRRRRPGIGLRTSVIVGFPGEGEEEFAALLSFLSQARFDHLGAFVYWPEEGTPAARLRPRPSQRIARRRRHRVLALQREISRENLRARVGTEDLVLVTGYDSRGRPVGHAGFQAPEVDGHTVIVRGIPVEPGDLVRVRFVRSFTYDLWAEALERLA, translated from the coding sequence TTGAAGGTCTACGCTGTAAGTCTGGGCTGCCCCAAGAACCGCACCGATACGGAAAAACTTCTGGCCCGTCTTCTCGAGGCCGGAGTGGAGCCGGTGCTGGTCCCGGAGGAGGCCGACCTCCTGGTGGTCAACACCTGCGCCTTCATCCGCCCGGCGGTCCGGGAGTCCATCGACACCATTCTGGAACTCGCCGAGGCCAAGCGCCCCGGGCAGAGGCTGGCCGTGGTGGGCTGCCTTCCGGCCCGCTTCCGGGAGGAGGCCCTGGCCCATCTTCCGGAGGTGGATCTTTTTATGGGGATCGAGGCCTATCGGGCCGCCGGGGACCTCCTCTTCCGGGAAAGAGGGCTGCTCCTTCGCCCGGAGGGGCCGGAGACCGCCCGGAGGATCCTTACCGAAAACCCCTTTTACGCCTATCTCAAGGTCACCGAGGGCTGCCGGCACGGCTGTTCCTTCTGTACCATTCCCCGCATCCGGGGCCCCCTGAGAAGCCGGCCCTTAAAAGAGATCCTCCGGGAGGCCGAGGGCCTTCTGGCCCAGGGGGTGCGGGAGATCATCCTCGTGGGCCAGGACGTCTCCGCCTACGGGCTTGACCAAGGCCGGGCGGCGCTTCCGGAGCTTTTGCAGGCCCTCCTCCGGATCCTTTCTCCCGGGGCTCGCCTGCGCCTTCTTTATCTTCATCCCGAAGGGGTGAGCCCGGAATTGATGGAGCTTCTGGCCACCGAAGAGGCCCTGGCCCCCTATCTGGACCTTCCGGTGCAGCACGCCCACCCGGAGATCCTGAGGCGCATGCGCCGGCCATATCGGGCCGAAGATCTTTTGCGCCTTCTTGAGGAGCTGCGCCGGAGGCGGCCAGGGATCGGCCTGCGCACTTCGGTCATCGTGGGCTTTCCCGGGGAGGGAGAAGAGGAGTTTGCGGCCCTCCTTTCCTTCCTTTCTCAGGCCCGGTTCGACCACCTCGGGGCCTTTGTCTATTGGCCAGAAGAGGGCACTCCGGCGGCCCGTCTCCGTCCCCGGCCCTCCCAGCGCATAGCCCGCCGACGGCGCCACCGGGTCCTGGCCCTTCAGCGGGAGATCTCTCGGGAAAACCTCCGGGCCCGGGTGGGGACCGAAGACCTGGTCCTGGTCACCGGTTATGACTCCAGGGGCCGTCCGGTGGGACACGCCGGCTTTCAGGCCCCGGAGGTGGATGGCCATACGGTGATCGTAAGGGGAATCCCGGTGGAGCCCGGGGATCTCGTCCGAGTGCGGTTTGTGCGGAGCTTTACTTACGACCTCTGGGCCGAGGCCCTGGAGAGGCTGGCGTAG
- a CDS encoding L,D-transpeptidase family protein — MKGKEFYLFLGLLFVTVSIFSPFWSGLGQEIPSRSRWVVVEKASRRVFLYEDGRRIAAFPCSLGLDPLSPKRARGDFATPEGLYRVREKHPSRRYFLFVGLDYPNLKDILLARWEGRISEREFREYLSAWEAGRPLSGPLGDGLGLHGGGLFRQKEGQRIRDWTHGCVALKNSDMERLYRFVSPGTPVLIYDRRKPLAQTLLELAPGKIRGPLREVRLRLALAPGLEADLLASSRRDGLLRLEVVGFSEGKVVFFLKDTNGNGHLEPLDRLWGRFPGGYPSLRGLILDTLPREVLHLVREGQTFGVMEEDGGPFSGIRNAGPGGGPAAGRPPHWLCAHHGLFP; from the coding sequence TTGAAAGGGAAGGAATTTTATCTCTTTTTAGGCTTGCTTTTCGTCACTGTCTCCATTTTTTCGCCCTTTTGGAGTGGTCTGGGGCAGGAGATCCCTTCCCGGTCTCGCTGGGTGGTGGTGGAGAAGGCCTCAAGAAGGGTCTTCCTTTACGAAGACGGGCGGCGGATAGCGGCCTTCCCTTGTTCCCTGGGGCTTGATCCCCTTTCTCCCAAAAGGGCCCGGGGAGATTTCGCCACCCCGGAGGGCCTTTACCGGGTGCGGGAAAAGCACCCCTCCCGGCGCTACTTTCTCTTTGTGGGACTGGATTATCCCAACCTCAAGGATATTCTTTTGGCCCGTTGGGAGGGACGGATCTCGGAAAGGGAATTCCGGGAGTATCTTTCGGCCTGGGAGGCCGGCCGGCCCCTTTCCGGACCCCTGGGAGACGGGCTGGGCCTCCACGGAGGGGGTCTTTTCCGGCAAAAGGAAGGACAACGGATCCGGGACTGGACCCACGGGTGTGTGGCCCTGAAGAATTCCGACATGGAAAGGCTCTATCGCTTTGTCTCCCCCGGTACCCCGGTCCTCATTTATGATCGCCGAAAACCCCTGGCCCAGACCCTGCTTGAGCTTGCCCCCGGAAAGATCCGGGGGCCTCTGCGAGAGGTAAGATTGCGGCTGGCCCTGGCCCCGGGGCTTGAGGCGGATCTTCTGGCCTCGTCCCGGAGGGACGGCCTGCTCCGCCTGGAAGTGGTGGGCTTTTCCGAAGGAAAAGTGGTCTTTTTTCTGAAAGACACCAACGGAAACGGACATCTTGAGCCCCTGGATCGCCTTTGGGGGAGATTTCCCGGGGGATACCCTTCTTTAAGGGGGCTCATCCTTGATACCCTCCCCCGGGAGGTATTACACTTAGTGCGGGAAGGTCAGACCTTCGGGGTGATGGAAGAGGATGGAGGTCCTTTCTCGGGTATCCGAAATGCAGGCCCGGGCGGAGGCCCTGCGGCGGGAAGGCCGCCGCATTGGCTTTGTGCCCACCATGGGTTATTTCCATGA
- a CDS encoding aspartate kinase gives MLIVQKFGGTSVGDLERIRNVARRVARYRDQGHDLVVVVSAMAGETDRLLSLAHEITPDPSPRELDMLVATGEQVTASLLAITLKALGYPARAFLAHQIPILTDALHTRARIQDIQPERLREALSRGEVAVVAGFQGMTEEGDITTLGRGGSDTTAVALAAALKADLCEIFTDVEGVYTADPRIVSRARKLEKISYEEMLELASAGAKVLDIRAVELAMVYKVPVHVRSTFSEAPGTIITEEDEEMEKVLVSGVTYNRNEARISLYGVPDQPGVAARIFGPIAERGILVDMIIQTGRPDGRADLTFTVPRTTLREAVRLVEEVARQIGAERVESAEDIAKVSIVGAGMRTHAGVAAKMFETLARHGINIQMISTSEIKVSCVIDEKFTELAVRALHEAFGLDRPPEEER, from the coding sequence ATGCTCATCGTCCAGAAGTTCGGAGGCACCTCGGTGGGAGATCTGGAACGCATCCGGAACGTGGCCCGGAGGGTGGCCCGCTATCGGGACCAGGGCCACGATCTGGTGGTGGTAGTTTCGGCCATGGCCGGGGAGACCGACCGCCTCCTTTCTCTGGCCCATGAGATCACTCCGGACCCTTCCCCTCGGGAGCTCGATATGCTGGTGGCCACCGGGGAACAGGTCACGGCCTCCCTTCTGGCCATCACCCTGAAGGCCCTGGGTTATCCGGCGCGGGCCTTTCTGGCCCATCAGATTCCCATTCTTACCGACGCCCTTCATACCCGGGCCCGCATCCAGGACATTCAACCCGAGCGTCTGCGGGAGGCCCTCTCCCGGGGGGAGGTGGCCGTGGTGGCCGGATTTCAGGGAATGACTGAAGAGGGAGACATCACCACCCTGGGTCGCGGGGGTTCGGACACCACGGCCGTGGCCCTGGCCGCAGCCCTCAAGGCCGACCTCTGCGAGATCTTTACCGATGTGGAGGGGGTTTACACCGCCGATCCCCGGATCGTTTCCCGGGCCCGTAAACTCGAGAAGATTTCCTACGAGGAGATGCTGGAGCTGGCCAGTGCCGGGGCCAAGGTGCTGGATATCCGGGCGGTGGAGCTGGCCATGGTTTATAAGGTGCCGGTCCACGTACGTTCTACTTTTTCGGAGGCCCCAGGCACCATCATTACCGAGGAGGACGAAGAGATGGAAAAGGTCCTGGTCTCAGGGGTTACCTACAACCGTAACGAGGCCCGCATCAGTCTTTACGGAGTGCCGGATCAGCCGGGAGTGGCCGCCCGTATCTTCGGGCCCATTGCCGAGCGGGGCATCCTGGTGGACATGATCATCCAGACCGGCCGGCCCGACGGCCGGGCAGACCTCACCTTCACCGTCCCCCGGACCACCCTGCGCGAGGCCGTGCGCCTGGTGGAGGAGGTCGCCCGGCAGATCGGGGCCGAGCGGGTAGAAAGCGCCGAGGATATCGCCAAGGTCTCCATCGTGGGCGCGGGGATGCGCACCCACGCGGGGGTGGCGGCCAAGATGTTTGAGACCCTGGCCCGCCACGGAATAAATATCCAGATGATTTCTACCTCGGAGATTAAGGTCTCCTGTGTGATCGACGAGAAATTTACCGAATTGGCGGTGCGGGCCCTGCACGAAGCCTTCGGCCTTGATCGTCCTCCGGAGGAGGAAAGATGA
- the panD gene encoding aspartate 1-decarboxylase, with protein MYRRFLCAKIHRARITGKELCYEGSLTLDPELMEAAGLRPLEAVWVYNLANGARFETYLIEGRRGSGEVVLNGAAARLGEVGDEIIIAAYAWVSEEELSRFSARLVYVDEKNRVREIREARAS; from the coding sequence GTGTATCGCCGCTTTCTCTGCGCCAAGATTCACCGGGCCCGGATCACGGGCAAGGAGCTTTGCTACGAGGGGAGCCTCACCCTGGATCCGGAGCTTATGGAGGCGGCGGGGCTTCGGCCGCTGGAGGCGGTCTGGGTCTATAACCTGGCCAACGGGGCCCGCTTTGAGACTTACCTCATCGAAGGCCGGCGGGGCTCGGGGGAAGTGGTCTTGAATGGAGCGGCGGCCCGCCTGGGCGAGGTGGGAGACGAGATCATCATTGCCGCCTACGCCTGGGTGAGCGAGGAGGAGCTTTCCCGCTTTTCCGCCCGCCTGGTTTATGTGGACGAGAAGAACCGCGTGCGGGAGATCCGGGAGGCCAGAGCCTCTTGA
- the panC gene encoding pantoate--beta-alanine ligase — protein MEVLSRVSEMQARAEALRREGRRIGFVPTMGYFHEGHLALMRRARELSDTVVVSVFVNPIQFGPQEDLSRYPRDLERDRRLAESVGVDILFVPSVEEMYPEGFQTYVEVTELSKPLCGARRPGHFRGVCTVVLKLFHIVKPQVAVFGEKDYQQLKVIQRMVRDLNLDIEIVPHPTVREPDGLAMSSRNTYLRPEERESALSLYRSLELARRRVAEGERRAEVLKKEIVEFIQAHPGTRIDYVEFRDPETLEEKTRVDGPTLLALAVFVGKARLIDNTILRP, from the coding sequence ATGGAGGTCCTTTCTCGGGTATCCGAAATGCAGGCCCGGGCGGAGGCCCTGCGGCGGGAAGGCCGCCGCATTGGCTTTGTGCCCACCATGGGTTATTTCCATGAAGGACACCTGGCCCTCATGCGCCGGGCCCGCGAGCTTTCCGACACGGTGGTGGTCTCGGTCTTCGTGAACCCCATCCAGTTTGGTCCCCAGGAGGACCTTTCCCGTTATCCCCGGGATCTGGAAAGGGACCGGCGCCTGGCCGAATCTGTGGGGGTGGACATCCTCTTTGTTCCCTCGGTGGAAGAGATGTATCCTGAGGGTTTTCAGACCTATGTAGAGGTTACGGAACTTTCAAAGCCCCTCTGTGGGGCCCGCCGGCCGGGGCACTTCCGCGGAGTCTGCACCGTGGTTTTAAAGCTTTTCCATATTGTCAAACCGCAGGTAGCGGTCTTCGGGGAGAAGGACTATCAGCAGCTCAAGGTCATCCAGCGTATGGTGCGGGATCTTAATCTCGACATAGAAATCGTGCCCCATCCCACGGTGCGGGAGCCTGATGGGCTGGCCATGAGTTCCCGGAACACCTATCTTCGCCCCGAGGAGCGAGAGTCGGCCCTGAGCCTTTACCGTTCTTTGGAGCTGGCCCGGCGCCGTGTGGCCGAAGGGGAACGCCGCGCGGAAGTGCTTAAAAAAGAAATTGTGGAGTTTATTCAAGCTCATCCCGGAACCCGTATCGACTATGTGGAGTTCCGGGATCCGGAGACCCTGGAGGAAAAGACCAGGGTGGACGGTCCTACGCTTTTGGCCCTTGCGGTCTTCGTAGGTAAGGCCCGGTTGATTGACAATACCATCCTGAGGCCTTAA